Proteins co-encoded in one Bacteroidota bacterium genomic window:
- a CDS encoding septal ring lytic transglycosylase RlpA family protein: MKKLLSILLFYTLNTGTLVAQTEMANDSICFGRASYYHDKFVGRKTSNGEIFSQQKFTAAHKTLPMGTYVKVTNLKNRKNVTVKINDRLPPHSKRTIDLTKAAAQELKMIRSGVVKVSLEIVEKP; the protein is encoded by the coding sequence ATGAAAAAACTGCTTAGCATTTTACTGTTTTATACACTAAATACTGGGACTTTAGTGGCGCAAACAGAAATGGCAAACGACAGTATTTGTTTTGGAAGAGCCAGTTATTATCACGATAAATTTGTGGGTCGAAAAACATCGAACGGAGAAATTTTTTCGCAACAAAAATTTACTGCTGCCCATAAAACACTTCCTATGGGAACCTATGTTAAAGTTACTAATTTAAAGAACCGTAAAAATGTAACCGTAAAAATTAATGATCGCTTACCTCCTCATTCAAAACGCACAATAGACTTAACGAAGGCAGCTGCACAAGAGCTAAAAATGATACGAAGCGGTGTTGTTAAAGTGAGTTTGGAAATCGTTGAAAAGCCTTAA
- the ruvB gene encoding Holliday junction branch migration DNA helicase RuvB, which yields MTPNLDPTNEQFSTTEKDIEKVLRPSQFDDFLGQHKVVDNLRVFVEAAKQRSESLDHVLLHGPPGLGKTTLANIIANDLGVNIKTTSGPVLDKPGDLAGLLTNLETNDVLFIDEIHRLSPVVEEYLYSAMEDYRIDIMIDSGPNARSVQINLNPFTLIGATTRSGLLTSPLRARFGINSRLEYYDSKLLTGIVQRSCEILKVEIDENAAYEIARRSRGTPRIANALLRRTRDFAQIKGSGKIDMPIAKIALTALNVDKNGLDEMDIRILLAIVDKFKGGPVGITTIATAVGEEAETIEEVYEPFLIQEGYLMRTPRGREATELAYKHLGKIPKADRGSLFDTQTE from the coding sequence ATGACACCCAATCTTGATCCTACAAACGAGCAATTTTCAACTACCGAAAAGGATATTGAAAAAGTACTTCGCCCGTCGCAGTTCGATGATTTTTTAGGGCAACATAAGGTAGTCGACAACTTGCGTGTATTTGTTGAAGCAGCTAAACAACGCAGCGAATCGCTCGACCATGTGCTATTGCACGGGCCTCCCGGTTTAGGTAAAACCACCTTGGCAAATATTATTGCCAACGACTTGGGAGTTAACATTAAAACGACCAGTGGTCCAGTGCTCGACAAACCGGGCGATTTGGCAGGATTGCTTACCAACCTCGAAACCAACGATGTGTTATTCATTGACGAAATACATCGACTTAGTCCGGTTGTTGAAGAGTACTTGTATTCAGCAATGGAAGATTACCGCATTGATATTATGATTGATTCGGGCCCCAATGCACGTAGTGTACAAATTAACCTTAACCCTTTTACCTTAATTGGAGCAACTACACGTTCAGGGTTATTAACTTCTCCATTAAGAGCCAGATTTGGAATAAATTCACGCTTAGAATATTACGATTCAAAATTACTTACCGGCATTGTGCAGCGATCTTGCGAAATTTTGAAAGTTGAAATTGACGAGAATGCTGCCTATGAAATTGCACGTAGAAGTCGCGGAACACCACGTATAGCAAATGCATTGTTACGACGAACTCGCGATTTTGCGCAAATTAAAGGGAGTGGAAAAATTGATATGCCTATCGCCAAAATAGCGCTAACAGCTTTAAATGTCGACAAAAATGGCTTAGATGAAATGGACATACGCATCTTGCTGGCCATAGTTGATAAATTTAAGGGAGGACCGGTTGGTATTACAACCATCGCTACAGCCGTAGGTGAAGAGGCAGAAACAATAGAAGAGGTTTACGAACCATTTTTAATTCAGGAAGGATATTTAATGCGCACCCCACGTGGTCGAGAGGCTACCGAACTTGCCTACAAACATTTGGGCAAAATACCCAAAGCCGACCGAGGTAGTTTGTTTGATACCCAAACAGAATAA
- a CDS encoding deoxyhypusine synthase family protein yields the protein MNKGPISQFIENHYLHFNSAALVDAAKGYEAHMNEGGKMMITLAGAMSTAELGKSLAEMIRQNKVDIISCTGANLEEDIMNLVAHSHYKRVPNYRDLSPQEEWDLLENHYNRVTDTCIPEEEAFRRLQKHIHKIWKDADDKGERYFPHEYMYKMLLSGVLEQYYEIDPKNSWMLAAAQKNIPIVVPGWEDSTMGNIFASYVIKNEIKASTMKSGIEYMAWLAGWYRENCRGKGIGFFQIGGGIAGDFPICVVPMLYQDMEMHDVPFWAYFCQISDSTTSYGSYSGAVPNEKITWGKLDIHTPKFIVESDATIVAPLMFAWILGW from the coding sequence ATGAACAAAGGACCCATTTCACAATTCATCGAAAACCATTATTTACATTTTAATTCAGCTGCGCTTGTTGATGCGGCAAAGGGTTATGAGGCACATATGAACGAAGGCGGAAAAATGATGATTACCCTAGCAGGAGCCATGAGTACTGCAGAGTTAGGAAAATCACTTGCCGAAATGATTCGCCAAAACAAAGTGGATATTATTTCCTGTACAGGTGCAAATTTGGAGGAGGACATTATGAACCTGGTTGCACATTCGCATTATAAACGAGTTCCGAATTACCGCGATTTGAGTCCTCAGGAAGAGTGGGATTTACTTGAAAATCATTACAACCGTGTTACCGATACTTGCATTCCCGAAGAAGAAGCCTTTAGACGTTTGCAAAAACACATTCATAAAATTTGGAAAGATGCCGATGATAAAGGCGAACGCTATTTTCCACACGAATACATGTACAAAATGTTGTTGAGTGGAGTGTTGGAACAGTACTATGAAATTGACCCAAAAAACTCCTGGATGCTTGCGGCTGCGCAAAAAAACATTCCTATTGTAGTGCCGGGTTGGGAAGATTCAACTATGGGAAATATTTTTGCTTCCTACGTAATTAAAAACGAAATTAAGGCAAGCACCATGAAATCAGGAATTGAATACATGGCTTGGTTAGCTGGTTGGTATCGCGAAAATTGTAGAGGAAAAGGAATTGGATTTTTTCAGATAGGTGGAGGTATTGCAGGCGATTTTCCGATATGTGTTGTGCCAATGTTATACCAAGATATGGAAATGCACGATGTTCCTTTTTGGGCATATTTCTGTCAAATAAGTGATTCAACTACTAGTTATGGTTCTTATTCGGGTGCCGTTCCAAACGAGAAAATAACTTGGGGCAAACTGGATATTCATACACCTAAATTTATTGTTGAAAGTGATGCAACTATTGTTGCTCCGCTTATGTTCGCTTGGATTTTGGGGTGGTAG
- a CDS encoding four helix bundle protein, translating to MESNNILAQKTFNFSLKSIKAYQILIREKKEYILSKQLLRLATSIGANVEESIGGQSQKDFFMKLNIPNKEARECHYWLRLIIQSNLMNNKIVFEMLQECNEILRILAASIRTLRQKLSYK from the coding sequence ATGGAAAGCAATAATATTCTAGCACAAAAAACTTTTAATTTTTCCTTGAAATCAATCAAAGCTTATCAAATATTAATTCGAGAGAAGAAAGAATATATTCTTTCAAAACAGCTTCTTCGATTGGCAACTTCTATTGGTGCAAATGTAGAAGAATCTATTGGGGGCCAAAGCCAAAAAGATTTTTTTATGAAACTTAATATTCCCAATAAAGAAGCCAGAGAGTGTCATTACTGGTTGAGGTTGATTATTCAGAGTAATTTAATGAACAATAAAATTGTATTTGAAATGCTACAAGAATGCAATGAAATTCTAAGAATTTTGGCGGCATCAATAAGAACACTAAGGCAAAAACTTTCTTATAAGTAA
- a CDS encoding methionine adenosyltransferase — translation MSYLFTSESVSEGHPDKVADQISDAVIDAFLTHDSNAKVACETFVTTGLVVIGGEITTTPAAKANVDVQKIARNVINRIGYNKSEYQFDAISCGILNALHEQSSDIYQGVARAKEEDQGAGDQGMMFGYACRETDNFMPLPLEISHLLLKELAAIRREGKKMKYLRPDAKSQVTIQYSDKGKPEKIETIVLSTQHDDFAADDIMLAKIKDDVINILIPRVKKLLPKRVQKLFGKDINYHVNPTGKFVIGGPHGDTGLTGRKIIVDTYGGRGAHGGGAFSGKDSSKVDRSAAYATRHIAKNLVAAGVADEVLVQVAYAIGVAQPVGLYVNTYDTVKARNSEGKKLSDGEIAQRVAKIFDMRPSAIVKRFGLKNPIYSETAAYGHMGRTPGTIEVNGKKYETFGWEKLDYVDQLKKEFNIVEKEAVSAK, via the coding sequence ATGTCTTACTTATTTACATCAGAAAGCGTGTCGGAAGGACACCCGGATAAGGTTGCTGACCAAATTTCGGATGCCGTTATTGACGCCTTTTTAACTCACGACAGCAATGCTAAAGTAGCATGCGAAACTTTTGTTACAACCGGATTGGTTGTAATTGGTGGCGAAATAACAACCACACCTGCTGCGAAAGCAAATGTGGATGTTCAAAAAATTGCGCGTAACGTGATTAACCGTATTGGTTACAACAAATCAGAATATCAATTTGATGCCATTTCTTGTGGAATATTGAATGCTTTGCACGAACAATCTTCAGATATTTATCAAGGAGTAGCTCGTGCTAAAGAAGAAGATCAGGGAGCCGGCGATCAAGGAATGATGTTTGGCTATGCTTGTCGCGAAACCGATAATTTTATGCCGCTTCCTTTAGAAATTTCGCATTTGTTGCTAAAAGAACTTGCTGCAATTCGTCGCGAAGGCAAAAAAATGAAATACCTACGTCCGGATGCAAAATCGCAAGTTACTATTCAATATAGCGACAAAGGAAAGCCAGAAAAAATTGAAACCATAGTTCTTTCAACTCAGCACGATGATTTTGCTGCTGATGATATTATGTTGGCGAAAATTAAAGACGACGTTATTAATATTTTAATTCCACGTGTAAAAAAGTTATTGCCTAAACGAGTGCAAAAATTGTTTGGTAAAGACATTAATTATCACGTAAATCCAACCGGCAAATTTGTGATTGGTGGACCACATGGCGATACTGGTTTAACAGGTCGTAAAATTATTGTGGATACTTATGGTGGTCGTGGAGCTCACGGAGGAGGAGCTTTTTCTGGAAAGGATTCTTCTAAGGTAGATCGTTCTGCTGCATATGCAACCCGCCACATTGCCAAAAACCTTGTTGCTGCAGGTGTTGCCGATGAGGTATTGGTGCAAGTTGCTTACGCCATTGGTGTGGCTCAACCGGTAGGTTTGTATGTAAATACTTACGATACTGTTAAAGCACGTAACAGCGAAGGTAAAAAACTAAGCGATGGAGAAATTGCGCAACGTGTAGCTAAAATTTTCGACATGCGTCCAAGCGCAATTGTAAAACGTTTTGGTTTAAAGAATCCAATTTACTCTGAAACCGCAGCATATGGTCACATGGGTCGCACACCGGGAACTATTGAAGTAAACGGAAAAAAGTATGAGACCTTTGGATGGGAAAAATTAGATTATGTTGACCAATTGAAAAAAGAGTTCAACATTGTTGAAAAAGAAGCAGTTTCTGCTAAATAA